In a genomic window of Quercus lobata isolate SW786 chromosome 4, ValleyOak3.0 Primary Assembly, whole genome shotgun sequence:
- the LOC115985170 gene encoding uncharacterized protein LOC115985170 yields the protein MQIKDELGLKWPQPLSTSSRKQDPKKFCHFHKDHGHYTDECRDLKEIILELIQRGKLQKFLKRDHHPRTRTNDKSHDDAKDDENDDITFSKRDASGIKQPHDDPLVIVLEIEGFNTRKILIDNESSVDIMYITAYQQLRLNLKRLRPFKSPLFSFSGDRIYPKGIILLLVTAGTHPTQVTKHVDFLIVDCPLSYNFILGRLTLNRLKAITSTYCLKVKFSTPNGIGQICKDQHLARKCYQVVLASRENHAWMVEEETKKPAQELEDVNLVEEDATKVPKVGAELDSNLKEKIVEFLKQNLDIYAWTHEDMPGIDNKVIEHKLNVDPTKNPIQ from the exons atgcagattaaggacgaactAGGCTTGAAATGGCCCCAACCGCTAAGCACTTCTTCCAGGAAGCAGGACCCGAAGAAATTCTGTCATTTCCATAAGGATCATGGCCATTACACTGACGAATGTCGTGATCTGAAAGAGATAATTTTAGAATTGATTCAACGGGGAAAGCTCCAAAAGTTCCTTAAGAGGGACCACCACCCTCGGACAAGGACTAACGACAAGTCTCATGATGATGCCAAGGATGATG AAAATGACGATATCACGTTCTCTAAGCGGGATGCAAGTGGGATTAAGCAACCCCATGATGATCCACTTGTCATTGTACTGGAAATTGAAGGTTTCAACACAAGGAAAATATTGATTGATAACGAGAGCTCTGTTGATATAATGTACATAACGGCCTACCAGCAGTTGAGGTTGAATCTGAAGAGGCTTAGACCTTTCAAATCCCCATTGTTTAGCTTCAGTGGAGATCGAATTTATCCAAAAGGAATCATCTTGTTGTTAGTAACAGCTGGAACACATCCAACCCAGGTAACAAAACATGTTGATTTTTTGATTGTCGATTGCCCATTGTCCTATAATTTCATCCTGGGACGACTTACACTAAATCGACTTAAGGCTATAACCTCGACTTATTGCCTGAAAGTGAAGTTTTCAACCCCAAATGGGATAGGACAAATATGCAAGGATCAGCATTTGGCTAGAAAATGTTACCAAGTGGTATTAGCTTCAAGAGAAAACCATGCATGGATGGtggaagaagaaacaaagaagcCTGCACAGGAGCTGGAAGATGTGAACCTAGTAGAAGAAGACGCTACCAAGGTTCCAAAGGTGGGAGCAGAACTTGACTCAAACTTGAAGGAAAAGATCGTGGAGTTCCTAAAGCAGAATCTAGATATCTATGCTTGGACTCACGAAGACATGCCAGGAATAGACAACAAAGTGATAGAACACAAGTTAAATGTCGATCCCACCAAAAATCCTATCCAGTAG